In one window of Thermoplasmata archaeon DNA:
- a CDS encoding DUF4287 domain-containing protein, translating to MTYKAYIDNIRAKTGKDPEYFRALAKEKGLAKHGELLTWLKSDCGLGHGHANAIILYIQNPELAKQKIREDAKTENTKK from the coding sequence ATGACATACAAAGCATACATCGACAACATCAGGGCCAAGACCGGAAAGGACCCGGAATACTTCCGAGCGCTGGCGAAAGAGAAGGGCCTCGCAAAACACGGCGAGCTACTTACGTGGCTCAAGTCGGACTGCGGGCTGGGACATGGTCACGCCAACGCGATCATCTTGTACATCCAGAACCCGGAACTCGCAAAACAGAAGATACGAGAAGATGCAAAAACGGAAAACACCAAGAAGTAA
- a CDS encoding winged helix-turn-helix domain-containing protein — MDPGAPKITLDQESFKALASDVRVGILKRLDVRRETVTDLSNRIALSKPTLLEHLEKLQAAGLVKRVDEGRKWIYYELSDKGRKILHPERVAITLALCAAVGLAIIGAIYVLSASALMGAGPLQNQTAFPAERLQSTATGVSVVILPFVLSALCVFVALALRVYGRHRRHRFFAELDVA; from the coding sequence ATGGACCCGGGCGCTCCCAAGATCACGCTCGACCAAGAGAGTTTCAAAGCGCTCGCCTCCGACGTCCGCGTCGGCATCCTGAAGCGCCTCGACGTGCGGCGGGAGACCGTCACGGACCTGAGCAACCGGATCGCGCTGAGCAAGCCGACCCTCCTGGAGCACCTTGAGAAGCTCCAGGCGGCGGGGCTCGTCAAGCGGGTCGACGAAGGCCGCAAGTGGATCTACTACGAGCTCTCGGATAAGGGCCGGAAAATCCTGCATCCGGAACGGGTCGCGATCACGCTCGCTCTGTGCGCCGCCGTCGGGCTCGCGATCATAGGGGCGATATACGTGTTGTCCGCATCGGCGCTGATGGGGGCCGGCCCTCTGCAGAATCAGACCGCTTTTCCCGCCGAAAGACTGCAGAGTACTGCGACCGGAGTCTCCGTCGTGATCTTGCCGTTCGTCCTCTCGGCCCTGTGCGTGTTCGTGGCGCTCGCCCTCCGTGTGTACGGCCGGCATCGGCGGCATCGGTTCTTCGCGGAACTCGACGTCGCATGA
- a CDS encoding ATP-binding cassette domain-containing protein, with protein sequence MSEAVTLRPDSKKTVAPMRSSKGSVIDVRHLVKVYGGRGQEEVKAVNDVSFSVAEGEFFGFLGPNGAGKTTVIRIITTLLAKTSGSVRVAGLDVERDGAEIRRIIGYTGQSIGVDGELTGRENLWLIGRLYHMPKSLVEERVEELLEVLQLKDAADRRAYTYSGGMRRRLDLGAGLVHHPRILFLDEPTTGLDPQTRNAVWEYLRRLHKGEKMTIFLTTQYMEEADQLCQRIAIIDQGKIVAEGSPTELKAAIGADIITVRITRDEAFEQSRDRALEIARMVPGVSRATIFDEGVSAHTADGGATLLEVLRRLDSEKVPVHQVALAHPTLDEVFLQHTGRQMRVEEVKPMSRGFGRRRR encoded by the coding sequence ATGTCGGAAGCCGTGACACTTCGGCCTGACAGCAAGAAGACGGTCGCCCCGATGCGTTCATCGAAGGGTTCCGTCATCGATGTCCGCCACCTCGTCAAGGTGTACGGAGGCCGCGGTCAGGAAGAAGTCAAGGCTGTTAACGACGTCAGTTTCTCCGTGGCGGAGGGGGAGTTCTTCGGCTTCCTCGGCCCCAACGGTGCGGGAAAGACGACAGTCATCCGGATCATCACGACCCTGCTCGCGAAGACGAGCGGCTCGGTCCGCGTGGCGGGCCTCGATGTCGAACGCGATGGCGCCGAGATCCGGCGGATCATCGGATACACGGGTCAGTCGATCGGCGTCGATGGCGAACTCACGGGCCGCGAAAACCTCTGGTTGATCGGGCGGCTCTACCACATGCCCAAGTCGCTCGTGGAGGAGAGGGTGGAGGAGCTCCTCGAGGTCTTGCAGTTGAAAGATGCCGCCGATCGGCGCGCGTACACCTATTCGGGCGGCATGCGGCGGAGGCTCGACCTGGGTGCGGGCCTCGTCCATCATCCTCGGATCCTCTTCCTCGACGAACCGACGACGGGCCTCGATCCGCAGACGCGGAACGCGGTGTGGGAGTATTTGCGCCGACTGCACAAGGGAGAGAAGATGACCATCTTCCTCACGACCCAGTACATGGAAGAGGCCGATCAGCTGTGCCAGCGCATCGCGATCATCGATCAGGGTAAGATCGTGGCCGAGGGCAGTCCCACCGAGCTGAAGGCCGCGATCGGTGCAGACATCATCACGGTCCGCATCACGCGAGACGAAGCGTTCGAGCAGAGCCGGGATCGCGCGCTCGAGATTGCCCGGATGGTCCCCGGCGTAAGTCGCGCGACGATCTTCGACGAGGGCGTGAGCGCCCACACGGCCGACGGCGGCGCGACCCTGCTCGAAGTCTTGCGGCGACTCGATTCGGAGAAGGTCCCCGTCCATCAGGTCGCGCTCGCGCACCCCACGCTCGACGAGGTCTTCCTGCAGCACACGGGGCGGCAGATGCGCGTTGAGGAAGTGAAGCCCATGTCGCGGGGATTCGGCCGCCGGAGGCGCTAG
- a CDS encoding MoxR family ATPase has protein sequence MKVTSVAEIGGALLDAVETVIVGKRPVLERVLWAILGDGHLLIEDVPGLAKTLIAKCFAAGLGLGFRRVQFTPDLLPADITGTYVFDRKTGEFVLRRGPVFTNVLLADEINRAPPKTQSALLEAMQERQATLEGETFRLDRPFFVIATQNPIEHEGTYPLPEAQVDRFLLKIDVGYPTREQEIEILRRRRDRRTDDATIEPITTPDEVRALQAALEDVHVDPAVEGYMVDVVTMTRGHSQVEIGASPRGSLALLKLSRARAALAGRDFVTPDDVKEVAQPALAHRLILKPDPWIRGVRTSSVISDVLGQVRVPKVP, from the coding sequence GTGAAGGTCACCTCCGTCGCGGAGATCGGCGGAGCGCTCCTCGACGCGGTCGAGACCGTCATCGTGGGAAAGCGGCCGGTCCTCGAGCGCGTCCTGTGGGCGATCCTCGGCGACGGGCACCTCCTGATCGAGGACGTGCCGGGCCTCGCGAAGACGCTGATCGCGAAGTGCTTCGCCGCGGGACTCGGCCTCGGGTTCCGCCGCGTGCAATTCACGCCGGACCTGCTCCCGGCGGACATCACCGGCACCTACGTCTTCGATCGCAAGACGGGCGAGTTCGTCCTCCGTCGCGGCCCCGTGTTCACGAACGTCCTCCTGGCGGACGAGATCAACCGCGCGCCGCCGAAGACGCAGTCCGCGTTGCTCGAGGCGATGCAGGAACGGCAGGCGACGCTCGAGGGCGAGACGTTCCGCCTCGATCGGCCGTTCTTCGTGATCGCGACGCAGAATCCGATCGAGCACGAGGGCACGTATCCGCTGCCCGAAGCCCAGGTCGACCGGTTCCTCCTCAAGATCGACGTCGGCTATCCGACGCGCGAGCAGGAGATCGAGATCCTCCGTCGACGGCGGGACCGGCGGACGGACGACGCGACGATCGAGCCGATCACGACGCCCGATGAGGTCCGTGCGCTCCAAGCCGCACTCGAGGACGTCCACGTCGATCCGGCGGTCGAAGGGTACATGGTCGACGTCGTCACGATGACCCGCGGGCACAGCCAGGTCGAGATCGGCGCGAGCCCGCGAGGCTCCCTCGCCCTCCTCAAGTTGTCGCGCGCGCGGGCGGCGCTCGCGGGCCGGGACTTCGTCACCCCGGACGACGTGAAAGAGGTCGCGCAACCGGCCCTCGCGCACCGGCTCATCCTCAAGCCGGATCCGTGGATCCGGGGCGTCCGGACGTCGTCCGTCATCTCCGATGTCCTCGGGCAGGTGCGAGTGCCGAAGGTGCCGTGA
- a CDS encoding DUF58 domain-containing protein, giving the protein MRTSLASGLAAASLAFLLVGLAARSWQVVLLSLPPVLFLALGSLFPPPTPRVVAVRSLSRDRVQAGSDARVDLVVRNEGPALDLVEILDVLPPELAVVRGTNHAVIALERGGVVPLSYEVRSAVKGDFHLGPVRVRSLDPLALGAEDAVVPLDSRLVVAPAMEDLRRARLQPRRTRPWFGQVPSRRIGVGTDFWGIREYVPGDDVRRINWKASARFDRLFSNEYEGERSGDVVIVVDARRESFIGTEEDNPIEHAVRAALAIAEHVLASKNRVGLIVQRDVLDWVPPAFGRKQLYRILDHLTHVRPGGEWPFAHVAWVLSRFFPRNCLVVIISPLQDRSALSAIIALAARGTDVAIVSPSPLAIEWRLGDKRSELATAHRILTMERANLIAQLGRIAQVVDWDPTTPLALALRRMGTRPRPA; this is encoded by the coding sequence ATGCGGACGTCCCTGGCGAGCGGCCTCGCCGCGGCGTCGCTCGCGTTCCTCCTCGTCGGGCTCGCGGCGCGGAGCTGGCAGGTCGTCCTGCTCTCCTTGCCGCCGGTCCTCTTCCTCGCCCTCGGCTCGCTGTTCCCGCCGCCGACGCCCCGGGTCGTCGCCGTGCGGAGCCTTTCGCGGGACCGGGTGCAGGCGGGCTCGGATGCGCGCGTCGATCTCGTCGTTCGGAACGAGGGGCCGGCGCTCGACCTCGTCGAGATCCTCGACGTGTTGCCGCCGGAGCTCGCAGTCGTCCGGGGCACGAACCACGCCGTGATCGCCTTGGAGCGGGGCGGCGTCGTCCCGCTCTCGTACGAAGTGCGGTCGGCGGTGAAGGGGGACTTCCACCTCGGGCCCGTCCGCGTGCGTTCCCTCGATCCGCTCGCCCTCGGCGCGGAGGACGCGGTCGTGCCGCTCGACTCGCGGCTCGTCGTCGCCCCGGCCATGGAGGACCTCCGGCGGGCACGCCTCCAGCCGCGGCGCACGCGGCCGTGGTTCGGCCAGGTCCCCTCGAGGCGGATCGGCGTGGGCACGGACTTCTGGGGGATCCGGGAGTACGTCCCCGGAGACGACGTCCGGCGGATCAACTGGAAGGCGTCCGCACGGTTCGATCGGCTGTTCTCGAACGAGTACGAGGGCGAGCGATCCGGGGACGTCGTGATCGTCGTCGACGCGCGGCGCGAATCGTTCATCGGGACGGAGGAGGACAACCCGATCGAGCACGCCGTCCGGGCGGCCCTCGCGATTGCGGAGCACGTCCTCGCGTCGAAGAACCGCGTCGGGCTCATCGTCCAGCGGGACGTGCTGGACTGGGTGCCGCCCGCGTTCGGCCGGAAGCAGCTCTACCGCATCCTGGACCACCTGACCCACGTCCGGCCGGGCGGGGAGTGGCCGTTCGCCCACGTCGCCTGGGTGCTCTCCCGGTTCTTCCCACGGAATTGCCTCGTCGTCATCATCTCGCCGCTGCAGGATCGGTCGGCGCTGTCGGCGATTATCGCGCTGGCGGCCCGCGGCACGGACGTCGCGATCGTCTCGCCCTCGCCGCTCGCGATCGAATGGAGGCTCGGCGACAAGAGGTCGGAGCTCGCCACCGCCCACCGGATCCTGACGATGGAGCGCGCGAACCTGATCGCACAGCTGGGGCGCATCGCCCAGGTCGTCGACTGGGATCCGACGACGCCGCTCGCGCTCGCCTTGCGGAGGATGGGCACACGGCCGCGTCCCGCGTAG
- a CDS encoding glutathione S-transferase family protein — MPSRPLLYSMDISHYCVAADRMLAFKGVEFDTRYVPYHDKRELIKATGQDYVPTLVWDGNTVVWHDIADFLEAERPKPTLYPWGQKGLAITLEHWGHQVLEERVWRYVVTKIPPVLKDDSERWVFEEMQTRARGPWHVLEMRREEFRQDMNTHLAMVEAILDGRDWILGEPSLADFGIYGSMSPLLTAGERIPKELPRLANWAERIQRLGR; from the coding sequence ATGCCCTCCCGCCCCCTCCTGTATTCGATGGACATCAGCCATTACTGCGTCGCCGCGGACCGCATGCTCGCGTTCAAGGGCGTCGAGTTCGACACCCGCTACGTCCCGTATCACGACAAGCGCGAGCTGATCAAGGCGACGGGCCAGGACTACGTGCCCACCCTGGTCTGGGACGGCAACACCGTCGTGTGGCACGACATCGCGGACTTCCTCGAGGCGGAGCGGCCGAAGCCGACCCTCTACCCGTGGGGCCAGAAAGGCCTCGCCATCACCCTGGAGCACTGGGGCCACCAGGTCCTCGAGGAGCGGGTGTGGCGGTACGTCGTCACGAAGATCCCGCCTGTCCTGAAGGACGACTCCGAGCGCTGGGTGTTCGAGGAAATGCAGACCCGGGCCCGCGGGCCGTGGCACGTGCTCGAGATGCGCCGGGAGGAGTTCCGGCAGGACATGAACACGCACCTGGCCATGGTCGAGGCGATCCTCGACGGGCGCGACTGGATCCTCGGGGAACCGAGCCTCGCGGACTTCGGAATCTATGGATCGATGTCGCCTCTCCTGACGGCGGGCGAGCGGATCCCGAAGGAGCTCCCGCGGCTCGCGAACTGGGCGGAGCGGATTCAAAGGCTCGGCCGGTAG
- the fsa gene encoding fructose-6-phosphate aldolase: MKIFLDTANIDEIREAASWGVLDGVTTNPTLVAKTGRKWSEVIQDILALVDGPISLEVTTTQADEMIKQGRQLAKLHENVVVKIQMTTEGLKAIKALSSEGVKINTTLIFSANQAILAAKAGAKYVSPFIGRLDDMGQEGMQVIREIVEIFRNYEWDCEVLVASIRHPLHVIEAAKLGADIVTLPFDVLTKMTQHALTDVGLKRFLDDWQKVPK, from the coding sequence GTGAAGATTTTCCTCGACACCGCGAACATCGACGAGATCCGCGAGGCGGCCTCGTGGGGCGTGCTCGACGGCGTCACGACGAACCCCACGCTCGTCGCCAAGACGGGCCGCAAGTGGTCCGAGGTGATCCAGGACATCCTCGCCCTCGTCGACGGCCCGATCTCCCTCGAGGTGACGACGACCCAGGCGGACGAGATGATCAAGCAGGGCCGTCAGCTCGCGAAGCTCCACGAGAACGTCGTCGTGAAGATCCAGATGACGACGGAAGGTCTGAAGGCGATCAAGGCGCTGTCGTCCGAAGGCGTCAAGATCAACACGACGCTCATCTTCAGCGCGAACCAGGCGATCTTGGCCGCGAAGGCCGGCGCGAAGTACGTGAGCCCGTTCATCGGCCGGCTCGACGACATGGGCCAAGAGGGGATGCAGGTGATTCGCGAGATCGTCGAGATCTTCCGGAACTACGAATGGGATTGCGAGGTCCTCGTCGCGTCGATCCGCCATCCGCTTCACGTAATCGAGGCCGCAAAACTCGGCGCGGACATCGTCACCCTGCCGTTCGACGTCCTGACGAAGATGACGCAGCATGCCCTGACCGACGTCGGGCTGAAGCGGTTCCTGGACGATTGGCAGAAGGTGCCGAAGTAG
- a CDS encoding DUF4129 domain-containing protein, with product MPRLRRGRPAWAVPVLLFLAVVLAAALAFNVANLEAGDETAPPLPRGTSPGALFTLDPIYADVLVVGFGGTVVGAAIYLILTNRGHQGRPAKPSRWREILSSVLGLVIVLALLFGWPRMVHTLAPGNETADSTTVTGDSGNVTAWPASVGAPLGLFLAITVLGTILGMSYLLRRNAGGFEVDDDAAPDERRTASEAVGAAIAELEIGGDVRGAILACFQRFCRLLGSRGIAEQGAMTPRELERLAVDRLRVSPDASGTLTSLFEEARYSDHPLREADRARAIESLTGIRAALEA from the coding sequence GTGCCGCGGCTCCGGCGGGGGAGGCCCGCGTGGGCGGTCCCCGTGCTCCTGTTCCTCGCCGTCGTGCTCGCCGCGGCCCTGGCGTTCAACGTCGCGAACCTCGAGGCGGGGGACGAGACGGCGCCTCCGCTCCCCCGGGGTACGAGCCCGGGGGCCCTGTTCACGCTCGACCCGATCTACGCGGACGTCCTCGTCGTCGGGTTCGGCGGCACGGTCGTCGGGGCCGCGATCTACCTGATCCTCACGAACCGCGGACACCAGGGGCGCCCGGCGAAGCCCTCGCGGTGGCGGGAGATCCTCTCGTCCGTCCTCGGGCTCGTGATCGTCCTCGCGCTCCTGTTCGGATGGCCGCGGATGGTCCACACCCTCGCCCCAGGAAACGAGACGGCGGACTCGACGACCGTGACCGGGGACTCCGGGAACGTGACGGCGTGGCCCGCCTCCGTGGGCGCGCCGCTCGGCCTGTTCTTGGCCATCACCGTCCTCGGGACGATCCTCGGGATGTCGTACCTGCTCCGCCGCAACGCCGGCGGCTTCGAGGTCGACGACGACGCCGCGCCGGACGAGCGACGAACCGCGTCCGAGGCCGTCGGAGCGGCGATCGCAGAGCTCGAGATCGGAGGCGACGTGCGGGGGGCGATCCTCGCGTGCTTCCAGCGGTTCTGCCGCCTTCTCGGGTCGCGAGGGATCGCGGAGCAGGGGGCGATGACGCCTCGGGAGCTCGAACGCCTCGCCGTGGACCGCCTGCGCGTCTCGCCGGACGCCTCGGGGACCCTGACCTCGTTGTTCGAGGAGGCCCGGTACAGCGACCACCCGCTGCGGGAGGCGGACCGTGCGCGGGCGATCGAGAGCCTCACGGGGATCCGGGCGGCGCTGGAGGCGTGA
- a CDS encoding MaoC family dehydratase has protein sequence MAMDEDGPFFEDFRVGTKVRSKVGRTVTETDNVWFTLLTGNANQIHFNEDYTRRTFPGAPFNGRRVVNGFLTVAIAAGLLVDATSRNGFQVGMEHVRFSRPVFHGDTLYSEAEVTEVRESRSRPGFGLVRLRTRGLNERGESVVEFDRIFMVRKKGEAWHGPRAE, from the coding sequence ATCGCCATGGACGAGGACGGGCCTTTTTTCGAGGACTTCCGGGTCGGGACGAAGGTCCGGAGCAAGGTCGGACGGACCGTCACGGAGACGGACAACGTGTGGTTCACCCTGCTGACCGGGAATGCGAACCAAATCCACTTCAACGAGGATTACACCCGCCGAACCTTCCCGGGGGCACCGTTCAACGGGCGGCGGGTCGTGAACGGCTTCCTGACCGTCGCGATCGCCGCAGGGCTCCTCGTCGACGCGACGAGCCGCAACGGGTTCCAGGTTGGCATGGAGCACGTACGGTTCTCCCGACCGGTCTTCCACGGCGACACGCTGTACTCGGAGGCGGAAGTCACGGAGGTCCGGGAATCCCGGAGTCGGCCGGGGTTCGGCCTCGTGCGGCTGCGGACGCGCGGGCTCAACGAGCGAGGCGAGTCGGTCGTCGAGTTCGACCGGATCTTCATGGTCCGGAAGAAAGGGGAGGCTTGGCATGGCCCACGCGCCGAGTGA
- a CDS encoding aminopeptidase, which yields MGEVSVEPGAFERWTELARQVVRASLRLGWSDVFEIYTYVPTIPLAEALALEARRVGSDTHITLMTDDLWFTSMNELATRWLRAPSPAEYALNATATATIYLGGPADARRMKDIPPEKFEANATGGRRQDEPLRRRRVRHVDLPIGRLTPERAEAYGLDFAEWRQSYEAALAVDLHTIQKAGASLARALSGRRRVRITSDFGTDLRFETKPVTPAVDDGIISPADVRQGFVDTSLPAGRLEAVLRPETANGEVRFRDPIFFAGRTIRGVRLRIANGKIVEAEAEENGSLLVHALPATARTRARLGWFSVGLNAAAKACMLDNSIVKDDVGIGLGHHWQLERAKADPSLSFYATIGPSHLEIRGAWSRSAAKR from the coding sequence ATGGGGGAAGTCAGCGTTGAGCCAGGCGCCTTCGAACGTTGGACGGAACTCGCACGCCAGGTCGTCCGAGCCTCCCTCCGGCTCGGATGGAGCGATGTGTTCGAGATCTACACGTACGTCCCGACGATACCGCTCGCGGAGGCGCTTGCGTTGGAGGCACGGCGCGTTGGGAGCGACACCCACATCACCCTCATGACGGACGACCTGTGGTTCACGTCGATGAACGAGCTTGCGACCCGGTGGTTGCGCGCGCCCTCTCCCGCGGAATACGCGTTGAACGCGACGGCCACCGCAACGATCTACCTTGGGGGGCCCGCGGACGCCCGCCGCATGAAAGACATTCCCCCGGAGAAATTCGAGGCGAATGCGACAGGGGGCAGACGGCAAGACGAACCGCTGCGCCGGAGGCGGGTGCGCCACGTGGACTTGCCGATCGGCCGTCTGACCCCGGAACGGGCGGAAGCGTACGGCCTCGACTTTGCCGAGTGGCGGCAGAGCTATGAGGCCGCGCTAGCGGTAGATTTGCATACAATTCAGAAGGCCGGCGCGTCGCTGGCTCGTGCACTCTCGGGTCGCCGAAGGGTCCGCATCACGTCCGACTTCGGGACAGACCTTCGGTTCGAGACGAAGCCGGTCACACCCGCGGTCGATGACGGAATCATCAGCCCGGCGGACGTCCGTCAAGGATTCGTCGACACGTCCCTCCCAGCCGGGAGACTCGAGGCCGTGTTACGCCCCGAGACGGCGAATGGGGAGGTCCGTTTCCGCGACCCGATCTTCTTCGCGGGCCGCACAATCCGGGGGGTCCGGCTCCGGATCGCCAATGGGAAAATAGTCGAGGCCGAAGCGGAGGAAAACGGAAGCTTGCTCGTCCACGCGCTTCCTGCGACCGCGAGGACGCGCGCCCGCTTGGGCTGGTTCTCGGTCGGCCTGAACGCCGCGGCAAAGGCGTGCATGCTCGACAACAGCATCGTCAAGGACGATGTCGGGATTGGATTGGGGCATCACTGGCAGCTGGAGCGCGCAAAGGCGGATCCGTCCCTGTCCTTCTACGCGACGATCGGGCCGTCCCACCTCGAAATCCGAGGAGCGTGGTCGCGGAGCGCGGCGAAGAGATGA
- a CDS encoding ABC transporter permease, with the protein MVTDVGHAQRIITRTRDSETSGGVLTEIGLVTWRSLVKLTRTPVLLFFSLFMPLIWLVMFSQTFGTVFSSATTGGLPGGPSPTPLPYDYVAVLLPGITVMTAIQSASQSGFAMVSDLESGFMDKFFVAPIRRSSVLVGKLLADGLRMAAQAGIILGIAALLTLAGWRIPFATGIFGAVMIMFLAAAFGVAFSGLSNTVALRTKNTESTMMVSFSLTFPLLFLSTAMLPKALLPAWVQSFSTVNPVSYMADAARALILTGYDWTALGNAILAITAFGIILNGLAVMAFRAQGK; encoded by the coding sequence ATGGTCACAGACGTTGGACACGCACAGCGGATTATCACGCGAACGCGAGATTCGGAAACGAGCGGCGGGGTCCTGACGGAGATCGGCCTCGTTACGTGGCGGAGCTTGGTGAAGCTGACGAGGACCCCGGTCCTCCTGTTCTTCAGCCTGTTCATGCCGCTCATCTGGCTCGTCATGTTTAGCCAGACGTTTGGGACCGTGTTCTCTTCGGCCACAACCGGCGGCCTTCCGGGAGGTCCGTCTCCGACCCCTCTTCCGTACGACTACGTCGCCGTCCTCCTGCCCGGCATCACGGTCATGACGGCCATCCAGAGCGCCTCTCAGTCGGGCTTCGCGATGGTGTCCGATCTCGAGTCCGGATTCATGGACAAGTTCTTCGTCGCGCCGATCCGGCGGAGCAGCGTCCTGGTGGGCAAGCTCCTTGCGGACGGACTGCGCATGGCGGCCCAGGCCGGCATCATCCTCGGAATCGCGGCCCTCCTCACACTCGCGGGCTGGCGGATCCCGTTCGCGACGGGGATCTTCGGGGCGGTGATGATCATGTTCCTCGCCGCGGCGTTCGGCGTGGCCTTTTCCGGCCTTTCGAACACGGTCGCCCTGAGGACGAAGAACACGGAGTCGACGATGATGGTGAGCTTCTCGCTCACCTTCCCGCTCCTGTTCCTGAGCACCGCGATGCTCCCCAAGGCGCTCCTGCCCGCGTGGGTCCAGAGCTTCTCGACGGTCAACCCGGTCAGCTACATGGCCGATGCCGCTCGCGCGCTCATCCTCACCGGATACGATTGGACCGCGCTGGGGAACGCGATCCTCGCCATCACCGCATTCGGGATCATCCTGAACGGTCTTGCGGTCATGGCGTTCCGCGCGCAAGGCAAGTAG
- the hisS gene encoding histidine--tRNA ligase yields the protein MFEPPRGTNDWGPEDMAKRRFVESRFVQLAESFGFREVATPTFESLELFTAKSGLAIVRELYAFKDQGGRDLALRPEFTASILRFYVSELRSRPKPLKLYSTGNVFRYEEPQKGRYREFFQLNAEILGGAALPSDAEVLALAIGTMRAIGLKEVRARIGNIGILRGFLPFKPDDQSVILHSLDKRNFEVLDAELVRLGRKDLSKPLRKVIGISGDTSALDEAAELLSGAARDGFEYLRDLAGLLESYGVSRSDYEFDMGVVRGLDYYTGMVFEVDSPNLGAEKQVGGGGAYSLAEVFGGERVAQTGFALGLDRLVMAADAERTIEPARALDAYVIPIGEGAQKRAVEILTSLRAAGLGVDIDLVGRGPSKNLDYANAIGARYAILLGERELKAGRATVRDMARGEQRDVALDTLVETIRGA from the coding sequence ATGTTCGAACCGCCCCGCGGGACCAACGACTGGGGTCCCGAGGACATGGCGAAGCGTCGCTTCGTCGAGTCGCGGTTCGTCCAGCTCGCCGAATCGTTCGGGTTCCGCGAGGTCGCCACGCCGACGTTCGAGAGCCTCGAGCTCTTCACGGCGAAATCCGGGCTTGCGATCGTGCGGGAACTGTACGCGTTCAAGGACCAGGGGGGCCGGGACCTCGCGTTGCGTCCGGAGTTCACGGCCTCGATCCTCCGCTTCTACGTGTCCGAGCTCCGGAGCCGGCCGAAGCCGCTGAAGCTCTACAGCACGGGGAACGTCTTCCGATACGAGGAGCCCCAGAAGGGCCGATACCGCGAATTCTTCCAGCTGAACGCGGAGATCCTCGGCGGCGCCGCGCTTCCGTCCGATGCGGAGGTCCTCGCCCTCGCGATCGGGACGATGCGGGCAATCGGCCTCAAGGAGGTGAGGGCGCGGATCGGGAACATCGGAATCCTGCGGGGGTTCCTGCCGTTCAAGCCGGACGACCAGTCGGTCATCTTGCATTCCCTCGACAAGAGGAACTTCGAGGTCCTCGACGCGGAACTCGTCCGCCTCGGCCGCAAGGATCTGTCCAAGCCGCTGCGAAAGGTAATCGGAATCAGCGGCGACACCTCGGCCCTCGACGAGGCCGCGGAACTCCTGAGCGGGGCGGCGCGCGACGGATTCGAGTACCTTCGGGACCTCGCCGGTCTCCTCGAGTCGTACGGCGTCTCGCGCTCCGACTACGAGTTCGACATGGGCGTCGTGCGCGGCCTCGACTACTACACGGGCATGGTCTTCGAGGTCGACTCGCCGAACCTCGGCGCGGAGAAGCAAGTCGGAGGCGGCGGCGCGTACAGCCTCGCGGAGGTCTTCGGCGGCGAACGCGTGGCCCAGACCGGGTTCGCGCTCGGACTCGATCGTCTCGTGATGGCGGCGGATGCCGAACGGACCATCGAGCCCGCCCGGGCGCTCGATGCCTACGTCATCCCGATCGGAGAAGGAGCGCAGAAGAGGGCCGTCGAAATCTTGACGTCGCTCCGGGCCGCGGGCCTAGGGGTCGACATCGACCTCGTCGGGCGTGGGCCCTCGAAGAACCTCGACTATGCGAACGCGATCGGCGCGCGGTACGCCATCCTTCTTGGCGAGAGGGAGCTGAAGGCGGGGCGGGCGACGGTCCGGGACATGGCGCGCGGGGAGCAGCGCGACGTGGCGCTCGATACGCTCGTCGAGACGATTCGCGGCGCGTGA